The Chiroxiphia lanceolata isolate bChiLan1 chromosome 12, bChiLan1.pri, whole genome shotgun sequence genome window below encodes:
- the PIGB gene encoding GPI mannosyltransferase 3 isoform X1 yields the protein MVFNYGYLTWEWTNSLRGYAYPLIFASIYKALQLLGKDDVQLLIWVPRLAQAVLAAFADVKLYSLVQHLENAETAKSVFFCQLCSWFTWYSCTRTLTNTMETILTIFALSYYPIKGSKMGNSCKYLALVALAIVIRPTAVIPWMPLVFSHFLQEQRKADLILKNCIPVGLVTVGTSLIIDRVFFGEWVLVQLNFLKFNVLQNLGTFYGSHPWHWYFTQGLPVILGAHLPFFIHGCVLAPKRYRIFLTAVIWTVVVYSTLSHKEFRFIYPVLPFCMFFCGYSLKQLKVWKKSAASFLLLSNLLPALYTGLIHQRGTLDVMSHIQQLCHNSDQSQAFVFIMMPCHSTPFYSHVHCPLKMRFLQCPPDLSGNENYTDEADVFYSNPLGWLNKEFYNDTLLPSHLILFNVLEQEISPFLALRGYEKTATVFHTHVPQGRVGSHIFVYRRLAEMNHT from the exons ATGGTCTTCAA TTATGGTTACCTGACTTGGGAATGGACAAATAGCTTAAGGGGCTACGCGTACCCTCTGATCTTTGCAAGCATCTACAAAGCGTTACAGCTGCTGGGCAAGGATGATGTGCAGCTGCTG ATCTGGGTCCCTAGGCTTGCTcaagcagtgctggctgctttTGCTGATGTGAAGCTTTACTCCTTAGTACAACACcttgaaaatgcagaaacagcaaagtctGTG TTCTTCTGTCAACTGTGTTCCTGGTTTACATGGTATTCCTGTACCAGAACTCTCACAAACACCATGGAAACTATTCTTACCATTTTTGCTCTTTCGTACTATCCAATAAAAGGTTCCAAGATGGGAAACAG TTGCAAATATTTAGCTTTGGTAGCACTTGCAATTGTTATTCGTCCCACTGCTGTTATCCCATGGATGCCTTTGGTCTTCAGTCATTTTTTGCAAGAACAGAGGAAAGCAGACCTTATCCTAAAAAACTGCATTCCAGTTGG ATTGGTCACAGTAGGAACCTCTTTAATAATTGACCGTGTGTTTTTTGGTGAG TGGGTACTGGTTCAGCTGAACTTCTTGAAATTCAACGTGCTGCAGAATTTAGGAACATTTTATGGATCTCATCCTTGGCACTGGTACTTCACTCAGGGACTACCAGTCATCCTGGGTGCCCACCTGCCTTTCTTTATTCATGGCTGTGTGCTGGCACCAAAAAGATACCGCATCTTTCTAACGGCAGTGATCTGGACAGTGGTGGTGTACAG CACACTGAGCCACAAGGAATTCAGGTTCATCTATCCAGTACTACcattctgcatgtttttttgTG GATATTCTTTGAAACAGCTGAAAGTATGGAAGAAATCTGCAGCAAGTTTCCTGCTCTTATCCAATCTACTCCCAGCCCTGTATACAGGCTTGATTCACCAGCGAGGCACTCTGGATGTTATGAGTCACATACAGCAACTCTGTCATAACTCTGACCAGTCCCAAGCCTTTGTCTTCATCATGATGCCGTGCCACTCTACTCCATTTTACAG TCACGTTCACTGTCCTCTAAAAATGAGATTCCTTCAGTGTCCCCCAGACCTAAGTGGCAATGAGAACTATACTGATGAAGCAGATGTGTTTTACTCTAATCCACTTGGCTGGCTCAATAAGGAGTTTTACAATGACACGTTATTACCCAGTCACTTGATCCTCTTCAATGTGCTAGAACAG GAAATATCACCATTTCTGGCTTTAAGGGGCTATGAGAAAACAGCCACTGTCTTTCATACTCATGTGCCTCAAGGACGAGTTGGAAGCCACATCTTTGTTTACAGGAGATTAGCTGAAATGAATCATACCTGA
- the PIGB gene encoding GPI mannosyltransferase 3 isoform X2: MMCSCWLAQAVLAAFADVKLYSLVQHLENAETAKSVFFCQLCSWFTWYSCTRTLTNTMETILTIFALSYYPIKGSKMGNSCKYLALVALAIVIRPTAVIPWMPLVFSHFLQEQRKADLILKNCIPVGLVTVGTSLIIDRVFFGEWVLVQLNFLKFNVLQNLGTFYGSHPWHWYFTQGLPVILGAHLPFFIHGCVLAPKRYRIFLTAVIWTVVVYSTLSHKEFRFIYPVLPFCMFFCGYSLKQLKVWKKSAASFLLLSNLLPALYTGLIHQRGTLDVMSHIQQLCHNSDQSQAFVFIMMPCHSTPFYSHVHCPLKMRFLQCPPDLSGNENYTDEADVFYSNPLGWLNKEFYNDTLLPSHLILFNVLEQEISPFLALRGYEKTATVFHTHVPQGRVGSHIFVYRRLAEMNHT; the protein is encoded by the exons ATGATGTGCAGCTGCTG GCTTGCTcaagcagtgctggctgctttTGCTGATGTGAAGCTTTACTCCTTAGTACAACACcttgaaaatgcagaaacagcaaagtctGTG TTCTTCTGTCAACTGTGTTCCTGGTTTACATGGTATTCCTGTACCAGAACTCTCACAAACACCATGGAAACTATTCTTACCATTTTTGCTCTTTCGTACTATCCAATAAAAGGTTCCAAGATGGGAAACAG TTGCAAATATTTAGCTTTGGTAGCACTTGCAATTGTTATTCGTCCCACTGCTGTTATCCCATGGATGCCTTTGGTCTTCAGTCATTTTTTGCAAGAACAGAGGAAAGCAGACCTTATCCTAAAAAACTGCATTCCAGTTGG ATTGGTCACAGTAGGAACCTCTTTAATAATTGACCGTGTGTTTTTTGGTGAG TGGGTACTGGTTCAGCTGAACTTCTTGAAATTCAACGTGCTGCAGAATTTAGGAACATTTTATGGATCTCATCCTTGGCACTGGTACTTCACTCAGGGACTACCAGTCATCCTGGGTGCCCACCTGCCTTTCTTTATTCATGGCTGTGTGCTGGCACCAAAAAGATACCGCATCTTTCTAACGGCAGTGATCTGGACAGTGGTGGTGTACAG CACACTGAGCCACAAGGAATTCAGGTTCATCTATCCAGTACTACcattctgcatgtttttttgTG GATATTCTTTGAAACAGCTGAAAGTATGGAAGAAATCTGCAGCAAGTTTCCTGCTCTTATCCAATCTACTCCCAGCCCTGTATACAGGCTTGATTCACCAGCGAGGCACTCTGGATGTTATGAGTCACATACAGCAACTCTGTCATAACTCTGACCAGTCCCAAGCCTTTGTCTTCATCATGATGCCGTGCCACTCTACTCCATTTTACAG TCACGTTCACTGTCCTCTAAAAATGAGATTCCTTCAGTGTCCCCCAGACCTAAGTGGCAATGAGAACTATACTGATGAAGCAGATGTGTTTTACTCTAATCCACTTGGCTGGCTCAATAAGGAGTTTTACAATGACACGTTATTACCCAGTCACTTGATCCTCTTCAATGTGCTAGAACAG GAAATATCACCATTTCTGGCTTTAAGGGGCTATGAGAAAACAGCCACTGTCTTTCATACTCATGTGCCTCAAGGACGAGTTGGAAGCCACATCTTTGTTTACAGGAGATTAGCTGAAATGAATCATACCTGA